One Deltaproteobacteria bacterium DNA segment encodes these proteins:
- a CDS encoding response regulator transcription factor, whose product MSALVLIIEDEPDLVAMLEYNLKKEGYQTRSALTGGGGLELAWQEPAPDLILLDLMLPDISGNEVCRKLRGSAQTENVPILMVTAKGEEIDRIVGFEMGADDYVVKPYSVRELMLRVRARLKPSKDSVPDSDAKIKFGVLVFDSEAHRVWVEDTEVLLTALEFKLLDTLLSRKGRVQSRDRLLDDVWGYEVAITTRTVDTHVKRLREKLGTAGEYIETVRGVGYRMKDSLSGVAV is encoded by the coding sequence ATGTCAGCACTTGTTCTTATTATCGAAGATGAGCCCGATTTGGTGGCGATGCTAGAGTACAACTTGAAAAAGGAAGGCTACCAAACCCGAAGCGCTTTGACCGGCGGCGGTGGACTGGAACTTGCCTGGCAGGAGCCTGCTCCTGATTTGATTCTACTCGATTTGATGTTGCCGGATATCTCAGGAAACGAAGTATGCCGAAAACTTCGAGGGTCCGCTCAGACTGAGAATGTACCGATCTTGATGGTGACGGCTAAAGGCGAGGAAATAGACCGTATTGTCGGGTTTGAAATGGGTGCGGATGATTATGTTGTGAAACCCTACAGCGTCCGTGAGCTGATGCTTAGAGTACGCGCGCGCTTAAAGCCCAGCAAAGATTCGGTACCTGACTCCGATGCTAAGATTAAGTTTGGCGTGCTCGTATTTGATTCCGAGGCACACCGGGTCTGGGTCGAGGATACTGAGGTTTTATTAACAGCACTTGAATTCAAGCTTCTAGATACTTTGTTGTCTCGCAAGGGACGCGTTCAAAGTAGAGACCGGCTTCTCGATGACGTTTGGGGTTATGAAGTGGCGATAACCACAAGAACCGTGGATACACATGTCAAAAGACTTCGAGAGAAGTTAGGAACCGCGGGTGAGTATATTGAGACTGTGCGAGGTGTCGGTTATCGTATGAAGGATTCTCTTTCTGGAGTAGCCGTTTGA